The genomic DNA GGAGATCCTGCTCTATGCCAGGGACTTTGCGATCCCCTTCGACAATAACGAAGCTGAGCGAAACATCCGCAACTTCAAGGCGAAGCTTAAAATATCGGGCTGCTTCCGAACCTCGGAAGGGGCTAATGACTATGCCAAAATAATGTCG from Dethiosulfovibrio salsuginis includes the following:
- a CDS encoding IS66 family transposase, which codes for EILLYARDFAIPFDNNEAERNIRNFKAKLKISGCFRTSEGANDYAKIMSFLITAKKNSINIFEPMSMALDGQILFLDGATE